The proteins below come from a single Chondrinema litorale genomic window:
- a CDS encoding sulfatase family protein, whose translation MKTKIGLLLLGFLVAACAQRHGKQEAEKRPNILFIIAEDLSPDLGCYGNDLVKTPVLDALASNGMQFSAAYVVAPVCAPSRTAIATGMYPSSVGAFHMRYPDELLPTLPENVKTLPQIFSENGYATANIKDEIGNGKYDWLFKVAPEQKFEFESWKEIAEQENPFFAMVCSFYTHRDFAKAEEGQFDLEKIPIPPFYPDHSVTRRDFADYYASIEKLDIQVGKVMDSLQHYGLAENTIVVFIGDHGRPMSRDKNYNYLTGLQVPLIISIPENLQKPKEYQKGGEFNRRVNSIDLSATFLDMAGITVPENMQGQVFWGEHQKPESEFLYSATDRIGETNFKSRSIFNKKYHYIRNYNHDFSVNSSATAYRKAKHPIYQLLNILNERSELTAAQKALVEEMPAEELYDIENDPEEMYNLAENPEYKSILEDMQAGMDNWLNQINDKALGEDSQEIVDAFNAYGDTSRAKYKNLEAKLKKEVEEVVGLQ comes from the coding sequence ATGAAAACTAAAATCGGGTTATTACTCTTAGGATTTCTAGTTGCTGCCTGTGCTCAAAGACATGGAAAGCAAGAAGCCGAAAAGCGCCCCAATATTCTCTTTATAATTGCAGAAGACCTTTCACCAGATTTAGGTTGTTATGGAAACGATCTGGTAAAAACTCCTGTGCTTGATGCATTGGCTTCTAATGGCATGCAATTTAGTGCTGCCTATGTGGTGGCTCCGGTTTGTGCGCCAAGTAGAACAGCCATTGCAACAGGTATGTATCCTTCGAGTGTGGGTGCTTTTCATATGCGCTATCCGGATGAGCTTTTGCCCACTTTGCCAGAAAATGTAAAAACATTGCCGCAAATTTTCAGTGAAAATGGATATGCCACAGCCAATATCAAAGATGAAATAGGCAATGGCAAATACGATTGGTTATTTAAAGTAGCTCCTGAGCAGAAGTTTGAATTTGAATCTTGGAAAGAAATTGCTGAGCAAGAGAACCCATTTTTTGCTATGGTTTGCAGTTTTTATACACACCGCGATTTTGCAAAGGCAGAAGAAGGCCAGTTTGATCTGGAAAAAATCCCGATACCTCCGTTTTACCCTGATCATTCTGTAACCAGACGCGATTTTGCGGACTATTATGCAAGTATCGAAAAACTGGATATACAAGTCGGAAAAGTAATGGACAGTTTGCAGCATTATGGATTGGCTGAGAATACAATTGTTGTTTTTATTGGCGATCATGGTAGACCTATGAGCCGCGATAAAAATTATAATTACCTCACAGGTTTGCAAGTGCCATTAATCATTTCAATTCCAGAAAATCTACAAAAACCCAAAGAATATCAAAAAGGTGGAGAGTTCAATAGAAGAGTAAACAGTATTGACTTGAGTGCTACTTTTTTAGATATGGCTGGTATCACAGTTCCGGAAAATATGCAAGGGCAAGTTTTCTGGGGTGAGCATCAAAAACCAGAAAGTGAATTTTTGTATAGTGCGACTGATAGAATTGGTGAGACGAATTTCAAATCGCGAAGCATCTTCAACAAAAAATACCATTACATCAGAAATTACAATCACGATTTTTCGGTGAACAGTTCGGCAACGGCTTACAGAAAAGCCAAGCATCCGATCTATCAATTATTAAACATACTGAATGAAAGAAGTGAGTTAACAGCAGCCCAAAAAGCATTGGTAGAAGAAATGCCAGCAGAAGAATTGTATGATATTGAAAATGATCCTGAAGAGATGTATAATTTGGCCGAAAATCCAGAATACAAATCGATATTGGAAGATATGCAAGCAGGAATGGATAATTGGCTAAATCAAATTAATGATAAAGCTTTGGGAGAAGATAGCCAAGAAATTGTGGATGCTTTTAATGCTTATGGAGATACTTCAAGAGCAAAGTATAAAAACTTGGAAGCTAAATTAAAAAAAGAAGTAGAAGAGGTGGTTGGTTTACAATGA
- a CDS encoding outer membrane beta-barrel protein: MDCRKFIIILLLNLVSSITYSQIDYIVEDSIKSQGITLRMGADSENSEYVVKVLSKEEVKYYPEDIEEYGFRDGRVYVSRKIDLSTISKQVFLERLVDGEVKLYYYRGSGVKQYYIERDTSLIALDKEGVVLQQLVNDCPNITDIVKSAKYKKKWLAKTVRFYNNCNDFKPKEKDIPKPKRLGVYGGVSNAQLNKSSGFSNAFLKDATYSNSTALTLGLFYDLPISLSNFSLNVGTNISKFGFRAFKSTRNSSQYPVDIESIINITTVDVPILLRYSFSSKKFSPYLNIGYDFAYNMQYEGVIYQSIFDDDIITINRASDEKLLSKTMMGYLIGAGFNYKVNAKNTIFGEVRMSNLFGQNDTLNKSQLSILLGFSF; encoded by the coding sequence ATGGATTGCAGAAAATTTATCATCATCTTGTTATTGAATTTAGTCTCTTCAATAACCTACTCACAAATAGACTACATTGTAGAAGATAGTATAAAGTCACAAGGTATCACCCTCAGAATGGGAGCTGATAGCGAAAACTCCGAGTATGTAGTTAAGGTACTTAGTAAAGAAGAAGTAAAATATTATCCGGAAGATATTGAGGAGTATGGTTTTAGAGATGGAAGGGTATATGTATCTCGAAAAATTGATCTATCTACCATTTCTAAGCAAGTATTTTTAGAAAGGCTAGTAGATGGCGAAGTTAAATTATATTACTACCGAGGTAGTGGTGTAAAGCAATATTATATTGAAAGAGATACCAGTTTAATAGCCTTAGACAAAGAAGGCGTAGTGCTCCAGCAATTAGTAAATGATTGTCCGAATATTACTGATATTGTTAAGTCTGCTAAATATAAAAAGAAATGGCTTGCCAAAACTGTTAGATTCTATAACAATTGTAATGACTTTAAACCCAAAGAAAAGGATATTCCAAAACCGAAAAGGTTAGGAGTTTACGGAGGTGTTAGTAATGCTCAATTGAATAAGTCTTCTGGTTTTTCGAATGCTTTTTTAAAAGATGCTACTTATTCAAACTCTACTGCACTTACTTTGGGATTGTTCTATGATTTGCCAATTTCCTTGAGCAACTTTTCACTCAATGTAGGAACAAATATTTCGAAGTTTGGATTTAGAGCATTTAAGAGCACAAGAAATTCATCGCAATATCCGGTAGATATAGAATCGATTATTAATATTACTACTGTAGATGTTCCAATTCTTTTAAGGTATTCCTTTTCAAGTAAAAAGTTTAGTCCATACCTAAATATAGGTTATGATTTCGCCTATAATATGCAATATGAAGGAGTGATTTATCAATCTATTTTTGATGATGATATAATTACTATTAATAGAGCCTCTGATGAAAAACTGTTAAGTAAAACGATGATGGGATATTTAATAGGTGCTGGCTTTAATTATAAAGTCAATGCCAAGAATACCATTTTTGGAGAGGTGAGGATGAGCAATTTGTTTGGTCAAAATGACACATTAAATAAGAGTCAGCTTAGCATTTTACTTGGATTTTCATTTTGA
- a CDS encoding glycoside hydrolase family 2 TIM barrel-domain containing protein — protein sequence MKKTIVLSIMMLLSFFASAQKVSLNGTWDFQTDMYKQGEKTKWYLPETNIAGWDKMEVPGNWDLENEYADFVGVAWYRRTFKTESDWKGKRVRLYFQSVFNDSKVWLNGKLIAENHLGFLPFWTDIQDVINPTGENVLVVKTDNTFKRGAVWNWGGIRRPVWLEITPILRLEKQHITAIPDLQKGTASVSIDIKLSNASEQNAKANYKHSIIRDGKMIWTTTSKTPLEVKAGDENEAVVKLKLKKRDVALWHFNHPELYTCITEVLVDGKVIHQLSNRFGIRKVEVDGYDLKLNGEPVRTVGFNLVPEDRVTGNTLPLWRIKEDVDLMKSLGANMARLSHLPLPKEFLDYLDEKGIMVFEEVSLWGKDAMVDPDHPTPKEWLERMVEEKYNHPSIIGWSIGNEIGKLDVNPKVREYVSGAIAHAKSLDPERLAIYVSHSAHYQKNDAVEFSDLIMFNIYGGWGKNVASVNQLYPGKPIFMAEYGKILNNEDPNKAYVDAAEMVDGFRDKEYMAGASLWTFNDYRSFWKASPEWTTPPSQNRAWGVVNTFRQKKKPFYAFKTAYAPVRDFKVINLVAGKAEVTFQPRHKQDIPAYTLRDYRLVWAGFDASGKACTGSFQTLPEILPGTENRNFPITWEDGGISKLEVHLLDPQNYSVLDTTIYFQAPETPKILKVNTAAKSARVVFEKVENASAYKLKYGKKGASKTETAETINDFIEVVELEGFTEYEFEVIALNNAGESKASKVVLASTDEDELPPVIWNSFPADQSFFIGYTVNRQDYVYEIAFGTESENYTDTLVLRNVGVCKIPNLQNGQTYYYKMRVRKQWGFASEWSHEVSVMPHAGSAKNETEVLAVLNNGDEHMILFEPVQKSTGYELHLVNGNADKPMIISSSNSPFFYIKSDSINEQSKLTIKVN from the coding sequence ATGAAAAAGACGATTGTTTTATCCATCATGATGTTATTGAGCTTTTTTGCCAGTGCGCAAAAGGTTTCACTCAATGGCACTTGGGATTTCCAAACAGATATGTACAAGCAGGGAGAAAAAACCAAATGGTATTTACCAGAAACCAATATTGCCGGTTGGGATAAAATGGAAGTGCCGGGCAATTGGGATTTGGAAAACGAATATGCAGACTTTGTCGGAGTAGCTTGGTACAGAAGAACTTTTAAAACAGAGTCGGATTGGAAAGGAAAAAGAGTCAGGTTGTATTTTCAGTCGGTGTTTAATGATTCCAAAGTCTGGCTGAATGGAAAACTGATAGCCGAGAACCATCTTGGATTTTTGCCTTTTTGGACAGACATTCAAGATGTAATTAATCCGACAGGGGAAAATGTGTTGGTGGTAAAAACAGATAATACTTTTAAACGCGGAGCTGTATGGAATTGGGGCGGAATTAGAAGACCAGTTTGGCTTGAAATTACCCCAATATTGAGACTAGAAAAGCAGCATATCACTGCCATCCCAGATTTGCAAAAAGGTACAGCTTCGGTAAGTATAGACATCAAACTGAGCAATGCTAGTGAGCAAAATGCCAAGGCTAACTACAAACATTCAATCATTAGAGATGGAAAAATGATTTGGACGACAACAAGCAAAACTCCTTTGGAAGTAAAAGCTGGTGACGAAAATGAAGCGGTAGTGAAACTTAAGTTAAAGAAAAGAGATGTTGCGCTTTGGCATTTCAATCATCCCGAATTGTATACCTGCATTACTGAGGTTTTGGTGGATGGTAAAGTTATTCACCAGTTAAGCAATCGATTCGGAATAAGAAAAGTTGAAGTAGATGGTTACGATTTGAAATTGAACGGAGAACCAGTAAGAACTGTAGGTTTTAATTTGGTTCCAGAAGACCGAGTAACAGGCAACACACTTCCACTTTGGCGAATTAAAGAAGATGTAGATTTAATGAAATCTCTAGGCGCAAATATGGCAAGACTCAGCCATCTTCCTTTACCTAAAGAATTTCTAGATTATCTGGATGAAAAAGGCATCATGGTTTTTGAAGAAGTTTCTTTGTGGGGCAAAGATGCCATGGTAGACCCAGATCATCCAACTCCGAAAGAGTGGCTCGAAAGAATGGTAGAAGAAAAGTACAATCACCCAAGTATAATTGGTTGGAGTATTGGCAATGAGATTGGCAAACTGGATGTGAATCCAAAAGTGAGGGAATATGTTTCGGGAGCCATTGCCCATGCAAAGTCGCTTGATCCAGAGAGGTTGGCGATTTATGTGAGTCATTCAGCGCATTATCAGAAAAATGATGCAGTGGAGTTTTCCGATTTAATCATGTTCAACATATATGGAGGTTGGGGAAAAAATGTGGCATCAGTGAATCAGCTATATCCGGGCAAACCCATATTTATGGCGGAGTATGGCAAAATTTTAAATAATGAAGACCCGAATAAAGCCTATGTAGATGCAGCAGAAATGGTAGATGGTTTTAGAGATAAAGAATATATGGCTGGGGCATCCCTCTGGACATTTAACGATTATCGCAGTTTTTGGAAGGCGAGCCCAGAGTGGACAACACCACCATCTCAAAACAGAGCTTGGGGAGTTGTAAATACTTTTAGGCAAAAGAAAAAACCATTTTATGCTTTTAAAACAGCGTATGCACCAGTGCGAGATTTTAAAGTAATTAATCTGGTAGCAGGTAAAGCAGAAGTTACTTTCCAACCAAGGCACAAGCAAGATATTCCGGCTTATACATTGAGAGATTACAGATTGGTTTGGGCTGGTTTTGATGCAAGCGGCAAAGCATGTACAGGTAGCTTTCAAACCTTGCCAGAAATACTTCCCGGAACTGAAAACAGAAACTTTCCCATTACTTGGGAAGATGGCGGTATTTCTAAGTTGGAGGTGCATTTACTCGATCCTCAAAATTACAGTGTCTTAGATACAACTATCTATTTTCAAGCACCTGAAACGCCTAAAATTTTAAAGGTGAATACTGCGGCAAAAAGTGCCAGAGTAGTTTTTGAGAAAGTAGAAAATGCCAGTGCTTATAAATTGAAGTATGGCAAAAAAGGAGCTTCCAAAACTGAAACAGCAGAAACCATCAACGATTTTATAGAAGTAGTAGAACTCGAAGGCTTCACCGAATATGAATTTGAAGTGATTGCTTTAAACAATGCTGGAGAAAGTAAAGCATCTAAAGTTGTATTGGCAAGCACAGACGAAGATGAGTTGCCTCCTGTAATTTGGAACTCCTTTCCAGCAGATCAATCTTTCTTTATTGGCTATACGGTAAACCGACAAGATTATGTGTATGAAATTGCTTTTGGCACAGAGAGCGAAAATTATACTGATACATTGGTGCTAAGAAATGTAGGCGTTTGTAAAATTCCTAATCTGCAAAACGGTCAGACGTACTATTATAAAATGAGGGTGCGAAAACAATGGGGATTTGCTAGTGAATGGTCGCACGAAGTTTCAGTTATGCCACATGCGGGAAGTGCCAAGAATGAAACTGAGGTTTTGGCGGTATTGAATAATGGAGATGAGCACATGATCCTGTTTGAACCAGTACAAAAATCTACTGGCTACGAATTACATTTGGTAAATGGCAATGCCGATAAACCAATGATTATCTCAAGTAGCAATTCACCTTTCTTTTACATAAAAAGTGATTCGATTAATGAGCAATCAAAACTCACAATCAAGGTGAATTGA
- a CDS encoding FAD-dependent oxidoreductase, producing MKIQLYQKLLIWTIMSFFAFSAWAQSQEDISILLEAESFQVKGGWLVDPQFVEQMGSPYLIAHGMGKPVPDAYTSFKVPEKGEYNVWVRTMNWVPGSWESPGSFNLQINKKTIAVDISSADSKWTWLNAGKVKLKKGSQTLSLKDLTGFDGRCDAIYFTTSAKTPPNDLEELTSWRKEVLQLPEAPEQTEEFDLVITGGGLAGCAAAISAAEQGLLVALIHDRPVLGGNASSEIRVHTLGIYGHYQRILKMIDTEHYPNGSPEAKKEDEKRLANIQKYANIKLYLNYRAYDAHAENGEVQWVDASQTSSGDRIRFKAPLFLDSTGDGWIGFWAGADFMYGRESVEEYGEEWEKHGELWSPEDADGFVMGSSVLWRSEKLDKVANFPKVPWAMEVASEHSAANGEWQWEFSRNDLHQVDDAEEIRDHMLRAIYGSFYNEKQKAGNDSLALQWVSYLVGKRESRRLVGDHIYNFNDVRDNVQFPDSVVVEEREVDVHFQQNLLDPSKPDFLSKALFYKVGRYYVPYRSLYSKNINNLFMAGRCFSCTHIGLGGPRVMRTTGQMGASVGYAASICKKYNVSPRDVYQKHLEEYMRLVLSSNEHAEDSK from the coding sequence ATGAAAATTCAATTATATCAAAAACTACTAATATGGACCATTATGAGCTTTTTTGCTTTCTCAGCTTGGGCTCAGTCACAAGAAGATATATCTATTTTGCTTGAAGCCGAAAGTTTTCAAGTAAAAGGTGGTTGGCTAGTGGACCCGCAATTTGTTGAGCAAATGGGTTCACCTTACCTCATTGCACATGGTATGGGCAAACCTGTACCAGATGCCTACACCAGTTTTAAAGTTCCTGAAAAAGGAGAATACAATGTTTGGGTTAGAACGATGAATTGGGTACCGGGTAGCTGGGAATCTCCAGGTAGTTTCAACCTTCAAATAAATAAGAAAACCATTGCTGTTGATATTTCTTCTGCTGATAGTAAGTGGACTTGGTTAAATGCGGGCAAAGTAAAATTGAAAAAAGGAAGTCAAACACTATCACTAAAAGACCTTACCGGTTTTGATGGCAGATGCGATGCTATCTATTTTACCACAAGTGCTAAAACTCCTCCGAATGATTTAGAAGAACTAACATCTTGGAGAAAAGAAGTTTTACAATTGCCAGAAGCTCCTGAGCAAACCGAAGAGTTTGATTTGGTGATTACAGGAGGAGGTCTTGCAGGTTGTGCTGCTGCGATTTCTGCTGCCGAACAAGGTTTATTAGTAGCATTAATCCACGATCGCCCAGTTTTGGGTGGCAATGCCAGTAGTGAGATTCGGGTGCATACCTTGGGAATTTATGGACACTATCAGCGAATCTTAAAAATGATTGATACAGAGCATTACCCCAATGGCTCGCCAGAAGCAAAAAAAGAAGATGAAAAGCGATTGGCAAATATTCAGAAATATGCCAACATTAAACTATACCTCAATTACAGAGCTTATGATGCCCATGCAGAAAATGGAGAAGTTCAGTGGGTAGATGCAAGTCAAACAAGTTCTGGTGATCGAATCAGGTTTAAAGCTCCTTTATTTTTAGATAGCACTGGCGATGGTTGGATTGGCTTCTGGGCAGGTGCAGATTTTATGTATGGCAGAGAAAGTGTAGAAGAATATGGAGAAGAATGGGAAAAACACGGAGAGCTTTGGAGTCCGGAAGATGCTGATGGTTTTGTAATGGGTTCTTCTGTTTTATGGCGAAGTGAAAAGTTAGACAAAGTTGCGAACTTTCCGAAAGTACCTTGGGCGATGGAAGTAGCTAGCGAACATTCAGCAGCAAATGGTGAGTGGCAATGGGAGTTTAGCCGAAACGATTTACACCAAGTAGATGATGCCGAAGAAATAAGAGACCATATGTTGAGAGCGATTTATGGTTCATTTTATAATGAAAAACAAAAAGCAGGCAACGACAGTCTGGCTTTGCAATGGGTGAGTTATTTGGTAGGGAAAAGAGAATCTAGAAGATTGGTTGGAGACCATATTTATAATTTTAATGATGTGAGAGATAATGTGCAGTTTCCAGATTCTGTAGTGGTAGAAGAAAGAGAAGTAGATGTACACTTTCAGCAAAATTTGCTAGACCCTTCAAAACCTGATTTTCTTTCAAAAGCACTGTTTTACAAAGTTGGTAGATATTATGTGCCTTACAGAAGTTTGTATTCTAAAAACATCAATAACCTCTTTATGGCAGGTAGGTGTTTTAGTTGCACTCATATTGGTTTGGGTGGGCCAAGAGTAATGCGAACTACCGGACAAATGGGCGCATCTGTAGGTTATGCAGCATCGATTTGTAAAAAGTATAATGTATCTCCGAGAGATGTTTATCAAAAACATCTGGAAGAATACATGCGATTAGTACTTTCATCAAACGAACACGCTGAAGACTCGAAATAA
- a CDS encoding FMN-binding protein, giving the protein MKGWLVSGILFYCFFFNFFKEPADCTYVFDLPSRDDTFLNQVYFCQPDSGNYYYYSVITTSVCNDENCKLAILKVIWDLAGNYTKFETLSGKPLTKNDHIPFTVTDYDKLHSTLQNATSILGDKTKDELLEKDSLKYSEKIDGFTGATSKEIKEAVVDGALYSTYTLWHLVNGDVRKQIRKHTQSTYDAQMEAQLLSSVNPRTVLFGLKNLDESSYLQKFPQLVQILQRGNPLVNFYITKRLKPEIFQNPENRAAIQNVWESLDKNTQSILSKLFEKPTGGG; this is encoded by the coding sequence ATGAAGGGCTGGCTAGTTTCAGGGATACTTTTTTACTGTTTCTTCTTTAATTTTTTTAAAGAACCAGCAGATTGTACCTATGTATTTGATCTGCCTAGTAGAGATGATACTTTCTTAAACCAAGTATATTTTTGCCAACCTGACAGTGGTAATTACTATTATTATAGTGTAATTACCACTTCGGTTTGTAATGATGAAAACTGCAAACTAGCCATACTGAAAGTGATTTGGGACTTAGCAGGAAATTATACAAAGTTTGAAACACTCTCAGGAAAACCACTTACCAAAAATGATCACATTCCATTTACAGTAACAGATTACGATAAACTCCATTCAACACTGCAAAATGCAACTTCCATTTTAGGAGATAAAACTAAAGACGAATTACTGGAAAAAGATTCTTTGAAGTATTCGGAAAAAATAGATGGATTTACTGGGGCTACGAGTAAAGAAATTAAAGAGGCTGTGGTAGATGGCGCACTTTACTCTACCTACACGCTTTGGCACTTGGTAAATGGTGATGTGAGAAAGCAAATTAGGAAACACACACAAAGTACATACGATGCGCAAATGGAAGCTCAGCTGTTAAGCTCAGTAAACCCAAGAACAGTTTTATTTGGTTTAAAAAACCTCGACGAATCAAGCTATTTGCAAAAATTCCCGCAACTCGTACAAATTTTACAAAGAGGTAATCCACTGGTAAATTTCTACATCACAAAAAGACTTAAACCAGAAATCTTCCAAAATCCAGAAAACAGAGCAGCCATCCAAAATGTGTGGGAAAGCCTCGATAAAAACACACAATCAATCCTTAGTAAATTATTTGAAAAGCCTACTGGTGGAGGTTGA